The genome window GGGCCCATGGTCTGGGGCCTGATCGCGCTCGCGGCGGTGATCGTCATTCTGGCGGTGATGAGCTAGCGGCTTTTTGCATTTGGGAATTGCCGGGCGGCGGCCCGGCGCTACACTCGGTTACCGGATACCGCGAACAAGTGCCCGGCGAGCGGGTCTGACGATTGAGAGGGAGGAACAGCATGGCCAACGTGACCATGACAGTGAATGGAAAGAACGTTTCGAAACCCGCGGAGGGGCGCACGTTGCTGGTGGACTTCCTGCGCGACGGCGCGGGACTGACGGGAACGCACGTCGGCTGCGACACCTCGCAGTGCGGTGCCTGTGTCGTGCATGTCAACGGCAAGGCGGTGAAGTCCTGCACGATGCTGGCCGCACAGGCGGAGGGCGCGGAGGTCACCACCATCGAGGGGCTTGCCTCCGGCGGCGAGCTGCATCCGATGCAGGCGGCCTTTCGCGAGCATCACGGGCTTCAGTGCGGTTTCTGCACGCCCGGCATGATCATGGCGGCCGTCGACATGGTGGAGCGTCTCGGCGCACCGCTCGACGAGGCGACGATCCGCGCCGAGCTTGAGGGCAACATTTGTCGCTGCACCGGCTACCACAACATCGTCAAGGCGATTGCTGCGGCGAGCGAGACCATGGCGGGGATGAAGACCGCGGCCGAATAGGTCTGGCGGCGGCTCGGACCGGTTGCGCGGGGGGCGCGACGGTTCGTGCGGGGCGCGTTGCACGCGTTGTGGCGGCAGATATCAGATTGCCGCGCGAGCCGCCGATCCCCGCACCCGGGGACCAGGCAAACGGACAGCTTGAGGAATTGCACAGGTCAAGGGTCTCCACGCGCCGCCGAGCGGCCGCCCGGAGATCGCATGGGAGGATGCACATGACAGGTTCAGCAGAAGGCATTGGCGCAAGGGTCACCCGGCGCGAGGACAAGCGCTTCATCACCGGCAAGGGACGCTACACCGACGACATGAACGTGGCCGGCATGTGCCATGCCGCTTTCGTGCGCTCGCCGCA of Stappia sp. ES.058 contains these proteins:
- a CDS encoding (2Fe-2S)-binding protein encodes the protein MANVTMTVNGKNVSKPAEGRTLLVDFLRDGAGLTGTHVGCDTSQCGACVVHVNGKAVKSCTMLAAQAEGAEVTTIEGLASGGELHPMQAAFREHHGLQCGFCTPGMIMAAVDMVERLGAPLDEATIRAELEGNICRCTGYHNIVKAIAAASETMAGMKTAAE